The sequence below is a genomic window from Candidatus Diapherotrites archaeon.
ATGAGATTAATTTTGCCTTCATACCCTTGTGCAAGCAAAGCCTGCATAGCAAGAAGATTATCGCCCCAGATGAGGCGATTCATTTTCTGCTTATCGATCTCCTGGCCGTATAAAGCCAACTGGTCATCTCTGGCAAAAAGTTCTCCCTCAGGAGGGAGATTACTTAACGGTAATTGGTTGGCATATTGCGGATTTGGGATTACCACCTCCGCGGTTTGAAACTCAATATCCTTTGGATTTGGTGCCCTTCGTGGTTTTGAGTCCCAGACCAACCGTGCCGAATCCTTCTTGCGTATCCTCTGCTCTTTTTCCATATTTATCACCTTGACTATATTATACTAACTAAAACAAAATTTTACAAGGATTTTTGCACTCCAAATATTGTTACCCCGAAGCAGTCATTTTTGAACCAGGCCGATTTATATTTCCTTAAACCTCCCATCTGCTTTGGTTTTATCTGCTTTTCCTACCTTTTTAGAAAGCCATCCTGATTGTGCCTCTTTTAGCACATCAAATTCAGGAACATAAGGCTTTATATCCAGTAGAGGTGTTTAATTTGGTAGCATAGATTTCACCCAGGCAAAGAATCGCTCAGCATGTTTCATAACTTCCACTGCCTCTTTCTGTGTAAATAGTCGTTCTTCGTACTCTATTATATTTTTCAAAGCAATAACCTTTCTTAAATGCTGGGAGGATTCCTTTGCATCCGGGGTATTAATTACTGTCGTAAGCAAACGGGCCACATCTTTATGGTCTTGACTTATGCTTCTACTCCCACCAAAGAATACTAACAAAGCATCATTGGCAGAAATTACACAATGAACTCCTTCTAACCCTGTTGAGTTCCAATTTCCTGCTTTATATGCAGACTGCATTGTAGTAAAGAAATCCTGGGCTTTCTTTAAGTAATTGGTATATTTTTCCTTGTCAACTTTCCTGGTTTGTATTTTAGCTGCTGCCAAGGGCTAACACCTCCATAATAGTTTTTCCGTACACTACCCTTCCTGTATTTACTACCTCCTGTATCAATCGATCGTTTTTATTAAATCTTTCTTTAACTTCTTTGACAGAAAGCAGATAAGGAGA
It includes:
- a CDS encoding HEPN domain-containing protein; the protein is MAAAKIQTRKVDKEKYTNYLKKAQDFFTTMQSAYKAGNWNSTGLEGVHCVISANDALLVFFGGSRSISQDHKDVARLLTTVINTPDAKESSQHLRKVIALKNIIEYEERLFTQKEAVEVMKHAERFFAWVKSMLPN